The proteins below come from a single Candidatus Bathyarchaeota archaeon genomic window:
- a CDS encoding glutamate-5-semialdehyde dehydrogenase has product MIEEICIKAKAAAFEMGKLSADTKNLALCRMADALEASEEKVLAANKLDVEAARSRGVKASLLDRLALDHKKIVTMAKELREVAALADPIGEVLATWTRPNGLIISQIRVPMGVVGVIYESRPNVTSDSAGICIKSGNAVILRGGSDALNSNVAIGEVLRGAVSGTGVPVDAIQIINSPDRKVAEELMGMRKYIDVLVPRGGADLINTVVEKSRIPVIETGTGNCHIYVEEEADLAMATPIVINAKVQRPGVCNAAEKLIVDRKIAASYLSVVIAELRRNGVEVRGDAETQRIVPDVLAATEEDWGTEYLDLKIGVKVVGGLDEAIAHINKYGTHHSDSIITRSFSKAQRFLHEVDSAAVYWNASTRFTDGNQFGLGAEIGISTQKLHARGPMSIRHLTTTKYVVVGEGQIRK; this is encoded by the coding sequence ATGATAGAGGAAATCTGCATAAAAGCCAAAGCCGCCGCCTTCGAGATGGGCAAGCTCTCCGCCGACACCAAAAACCTTGCGTTGTGCCGCATGGCAGACGCGTTGGAGGCATCTGAGGAGAAGGTTTTGGCTGCCAACAAACTCGATGTGGAAGCCGCGCGGTCGCGGGGAGTTAAAGCTTCATTGCTGGATCGGTTGGCGCTGGACCACAAGAAAATCGTCACCATGGCAAAGGAGCTCCGTGAAGTCGCCGCTTTAGCTGACCCCATAGGTGAAGTCCTCGCCACTTGGACGCGCCCCAACGGCTTGATAATCAGCCAAATCCGTGTTCCCATGGGCGTTGTCGGCGTCATCTATGAATCCCGCCCCAACGTCACCTCCGATTCCGCCGGCATCTGCATTAAATCAGGCAACGCCGTGATTCTGCGGGGCGGCTCAGATGCCCTAAACAGCAACGTTGCCATAGGCGAGGTTCTGCGTGGTGCGGTCTCGGGTACCGGTGTGCCTGTGGATGCGATTCAAATCATAAATTCGCCTGACCGAAAAGTCGCGGAGGAACTGATGGGTATGCGCAAGTACATTGATGTGCTGGTTCCAAGGGGCGGCGCAGACCTCATTAACACGGTTGTGGAGAAGTCGCGGATTCCCGTTATCGAAACCGGCACAGGCAACTGCCATATCTACGTGGAAGAAGAAGCCGACCTTGCCATGGCTACGCCGATTGTGATTAACGCGAAGGTGCAGCGGCCCGGCGTCTGCAACGCCGCCGAAAAGCTAATTGTGGACAGAAAAATCGCCGCAAGCTACCTGTCAGTGGTGATTGCTGAGCTACGCAGAAACGGCGTGGAAGTTAGGGGCGATGCAGAAACCCAAAGAATCGTGCCCGACGTTTTAGCCGCCACTGAAGAGGACTGGGGCACCGAATACTTGGACCTTAAAATCGGCGTCAAAGTCGTCGGCGGACTCGACGAAGCCATAGCCCACATAAACAAATACGGCACCCACCACAGCGACAGCATCATAACCCGCAGCTTTAGCAAAGCGCAGCGGTTTCTGCACGAGGTGGATTCCGCCGCGGTTTATTGGAATGCTTCAACGCGCTTCACGGATGGTAACCAGTTTGGGCTGGGCGCTGAAATCGGCATCTCCACTCAGAAGCTGCATGCTCGGGGGCCCATGAGCATCCGCCACTTGACCACCACCAAGTATGTGGTTGTGGGCGAGGGACAGATCAGGAAGTAA
- the proB gene encoding glutamate 5-kinase produces MPQRLIVVKVGTGGITTRDGKLDQDQMANLAAQIEAANRQGDKIVLVSSGAVAAGIEELGIPPKPKDVTFQQAAAATGQSVLMALYRKLFQKHDLKVAQILLTAEDLSNRASYVHTCDVLGLLLKVGVIPIINENDVTSVDELLHAEGYRVNFSDNDNLAVLVAGAICADLVIILSDVEGLYTADPSEPGAQLIKTVDMVSDDLKTRLKGKSKRGRGGIQSKLKAAEIATSCGIPLVIANSRRINVIVDILAGKEVGTYFKPQQRMPAVKRWIAFGAAVKGTIQVNEGAKKAILEGASLLPVGVVGVLGTFNEGDVVVLADERGVGFARGNPNYSSAELNLIKGLQVSEVQRRLGADKPKEVIEHKNIHLSEEAK; encoded by the coding sequence ATGCCTCAAAGATTAATCGTAGTCAAAGTCGGAACCGGCGGAATAACCACCCGCGACGGCAAACTTGACCAGGATCAAATGGCAAACCTCGCCGCCCAAATTGAAGCAGCCAACAGGCAAGGCGACAAAATCGTGCTGGTCAGCTCAGGCGCAGTCGCCGCAGGCATAGAGGAACTAGGCATTCCCCCTAAACCCAAGGATGTGACGTTTCAGCAAGCCGCCGCAGCCACGGGGCAAAGCGTACTGATGGCGCTTTACCGTAAGCTCTTCCAGAAACATGACTTGAAGGTGGCGCAGATTCTGCTCACCGCCGAGGACCTCTCCAACCGCGCCTCATACGTGCACACATGCGATGTGCTTGGATTGCTACTTAAAGTGGGAGTAATCCCGATTATTAACGAAAACGATGTAACCTCCGTTGATGAATTGCTGCATGCGGAGGGCTATAGGGTAAATTTTAGCGATAATGACAACCTCGCAGTGCTTGTGGCAGGCGCCATCTGCGCTGATTTGGTGATTATCCTCTCCGATGTGGAGGGACTCTACACTGCTGACCCTTCGGAGCCGGGCGCCCAGTTAATTAAAACCGTTGATATGGTCAGCGATGACCTTAAAACAAGGCTTAAAGGCAAAAGTAAACGGGGCAGAGGCGGCATCCAAAGCAAACTTAAAGCCGCCGAAATCGCCACTTCCTGCGGCATCCCCCTGGTCATCGCTAACAGCCGCCGCATAAACGTGATTGTGGATATCTTAGCAGGCAAAGAGGTAGGCACCTACTTTAAGCCTCAGCAGAGAATGCCTGCTGTTAAGCGCTGGATAGCCTTTGGCGCCGCAGTGAAAGGCACCATACAGGTGAATGAGGGCGCAAAAAAAGCCATACTGGAAGGCGCCAGTCTGCTCCCCGTAGGCGTTGTGGGTGTCCTCGGAACCTTCAATGAAGGCGACGTGGTGGTGCTTGCAGACGAGAGGGGCGTCGGATTCGCTCGGGGCAACCCCAACTATAGCAGCGCAGAGCTAAACCTCATAAAGGGGCTGCAGGTATCGGAGGTCCAACGCAGACTCGGCGCGGATAAACCCAAAGAGGTAATAGAGCACAAAAACATACACTTAAGCGAGGAAGCCAAATGA
- a CDS encoding sodium-translocating pyrophosphatase: MSMYIPLQTLTFLDNPNVFWIAPIAGIIAIITSLLLMRKINKISPGSPKAIEVGNAIREGAYAFLKRQYKTITAIIVILFALIAVALGIGTAVAFLIGAVFSLAAGYIAMDNATKANVRTVSAAKNGPNAALQTAFYGGATMGFAVVGLSLLGVSLLFLAYGGWDVLFSGTFQVGSQTGIEVASAIVGMGFGASLVALFAQLGGGIYTKAADVGADLVGKVEAGIPEDDPRNPAVIADNVGDNVGDSAGRGADLFESAVGENIGGMVIGGLVSAVTGNILFLIFPLVVRALGIFGTLIAMPFVKLKPNEVHTPMKALRKGLNAATIVSGIMFLAASIAFFGENWYYIFGCLLTGLISSVLIDQITDYYTGRDRKPVKSIAEASQTGSATNIITGFAVGLETTALPIITLVIALLVSYVLGSQFGAAVGIDPYTGGVYGTALATMGLLAVMGTVLALDGFGPIADNAAGIAEMAGETSGIETMEALDAVGNTTKALTKGFALGSALLAAQLLFQTYATEAMAKLNLSSFVVNIAEPTVLVAGFIGAMIPFLFSAQAISAVGKAASQMVAEVRRQFKEIPGIMEGTGKPDYGKAVDISTKAALKGMVIPGVIVVAVPIIVGILLGPIAVGALVIGATISAVPLALFMNTGGGAWDNAKKYIEAGHFGGKNSPAHGAAVVGDTVGDPLKDTAGPSLHVLIKLLSTLSIVFIPLFLNLLHLI, from the coding sequence ATGTCCATGTACATACCCCTACAAACACTAACCTTTCTGGATAATCCAAACGTATTCTGGATTGCCCCGATAGCTGGCATAATCGCAATAATAACATCCCTTTTACTCATGCGGAAAATCAACAAAATAAGCCCCGGATCACCAAAAGCCATCGAAGTAGGCAACGCTATCCGCGAAGGCGCATATGCGTTCCTAAAGCGACAGTACAAGACCATCACTGCAATTATCGTGATACTGTTTGCTTTGATTGCGGTGGCCCTCGGCATTGGAACCGCGGTTGCTTTTCTCATAGGCGCAGTTTTCTCGTTAGCTGCAGGTTACATCGCCATGGATAACGCAACCAAAGCCAACGTCCGAACGGTTTCTGCAGCCAAAAACGGACCCAACGCTGCCCTCCAAACAGCATTTTATGGCGGCGCAACGATGGGTTTTGCTGTAGTCGGTTTATCCTTGTTGGGTGTAAGTTTACTGTTTTTAGCTTATGGCGGCTGGGATGTCCTTTTTAGCGGAACATTCCAAGTTGGCTCACAGACCGGTATTGAAGTTGCAAGCGCCATAGTCGGTATGGGTTTTGGCGCCTCGCTTGTTGCCCTATTCGCACAGTTAGGCGGCGGAATCTACACTAAGGCCGCTGACGTCGGCGCAGACCTAGTCGGGAAAGTCGAAGCCGGAATCCCCGAAGACGACCCCCGTAACCCCGCAGTCATCGCAGACAACGTCGGCGACAACGTGGGAGATAGCGCTGGACGCGGAGCAGACCTCTTCGAATCCGCGGTGGGCGAAAACATCGGTGGCATGGTTATCGGTGGACTCGTCAGCGCAGTAACAGGAAACATACTCTTCTTGATATTCCCACTGGTTGTCCGCGCCTTAGGCATCTTTGGAACCCTAATCGCCATGCCCTTCGTAAAGCTAAAGCCCAACGAAGTGCACACCCCAATGAAAGCCCTCCGCAAAGGACTCAACGCAGCCACCATCGTTTCAGGCATCATGTTCCTAGCCGCTTCCATAGCGTTCTTTGGAGAAAACTGGTACTACATCTTCGGATGCTTGCTAACTGGCCTAATTTCAAGCGTGTTAATCGACCAGATCACAGATTACTACACAGGACGCGACAGAAAGCCAGTTAAATCCATCGCTGAAGCAAGCCAAACCGGAAGTGCAACCAACATCATCACAGGCTTCGCAGTCGGATTAGAAACAACGGCATTGCCAATCATAACCCTAGTCATCGCATTACTGGTATCCTACGTGTTAGGTTCCCAGTTTGGAGCAGCCGTCGGCATTGACCCCTACACAGGCGGAGTCTACGGAACGGCACTGGCAACAATGGGTCTGCTTGCAGTCATGGGCACAGTATTAGCCCTCGACGGCTTTGGTCCGATCGCTGACAACGCAGCCGGCATCGCAGAAATGGCAGGCGAAACCTCCGGCATAGAAACCATGGAAGCCCTAGACGCAGTCGGCAACACAACCAAAGCGTTAACCAAAGGCTTCGCGTTGGGTTCAGCATTACTTGCAGCGCAGCTACTCTTCCAGACTTATGCAACCGAAGCCATGGCTAAGCTGAATCTATCAAGCTTTGTTGTCAACATCGCCGAACCAACAGTTCTAGTCGCAGGTTTCATCGGCGCAATGATACCCTTCCTCTTCAGTGCACAGGCAATCAGCGCAGTAGGCAAAGCCGCATCACAAATGGTCGCCGAAGTTAGACGCCAATTCAAAGAAATCCCCGGAATCATGGAAGGCACCGGCAAACCAGACTATGGCAAAGCAGTTGACATCAGCACCAAAGCAGCCCTCAAAGGCATGGTTATACCCGGCGTAATCGTGGTGGCAGTTCCAATCATCGTCGGTATCCTCTTAGGGCCAATTGCGGTCGGAGCACTCGTCATCGGAGCAACAATCAGCGCGGTACCACTGGCACTATTCATGAACACAGGCGGCGGCGCATGGGATAACGCAAAGAAATACATCGAGGCAGGCCACTTCGGCGGCAAAAACAGCCCCGCTCACGGCGCAGCAGTAGTCGGCGACACAGTCGGCGACCCACTTAAAGACACAGCTGGACCAAGCCTACACGTGCTCATAAAGCTCCTCAGCACCCTAAGCATCGTGTTCATCCCGCTGTTCCTTAACCTGCTACACCTGATCTAA
- a CDS encoding mRNA surveillance protein pelota translates to MSTPVVATKKWISLKIVEKNLHQGFVKVVADTSDDLWHLYNVIYRGDEVYAMSSRAIKTDSESSRPKSAERVTAFMGVKVESVGWDKFLGKLRVHGLIIHAPDIIPTGAHHTLAIALNQQMTIVKKEWPKHLLDRLTRASEVEKPLLIISIDDEGFAIAETKQYGYETRVEQRMRLPGKQDADKRVEATKAYFRLGLDSLEKLWRVKCNPIVVIGAGYVKNDFVNYLQDESKELFKSVVDIKSVNNGGTAGIDEALRSGVLLKTAHDLRIVEETEVMEEVMKRLGKGEGTVTYGLEPVENAVLMGAVEKLIVADTTLRDADEEMRVKLEDLMRQVEKRNASVTVVSTEHEAGSKLLSLGGIVGLLRYPLYREATS, encoded by the coding sequence TTGTCCACTCCTGTTGTGGCAACAAAGAAGTGGATCAGCTTGAAAATCGTCGAGAAAAACCTCCATCAGGGCTTCGTTAAAGTCGTCGCGGACACCTCAGATGACCTCTGGCACCTCTACAACGTCATCTACAGAGGCGACGAAGTCTACGCTATGAGCAGCCGCGCCATCAAAACCGACAGTGAAAGCAGCCGCCCCAAAAGTGCTGAACGCGTCACCGCATTCATGGGTGTTAAGGTGGAGTCGGTGGGCTGGGACAAGTTCCTGGGGAAACTGCGTGTCCACGGCTTAATCATCCATGCCCCCGATATCATCCCCACGGGCGCCCATCATACCTTAGCCATCGCGCTTAATCAGCAGATGACCATCGTCAAAAAAGAGTGGCCCAAGCATCTTCTGGACCGATTAACTAGAGCCAGCGAAGTCGAGAAGCCCCTTTTGATTATATCCATAGACGATGAGGGCTTTGCCATAGCCGAAACCAAGCAGTACGGCTACGAAACCCGCGTGGAACAGCGTATGCGGCTGCCCGGTAAACAGGACGCTGATAAACGCGTCGAAGCCACCAAAGCCTACTTCCGGCTGGGACTTGACAGCCTCGAGAAGCTCTGGCGCGTCAAATGCAACCCCATAGTGGTCATAGGCGCTGGATACGTCAAAAACGACTTTGTGAATTATCTGCAGGACGAATCCAAGGAGCTCTTCAAATCCGTGGTGGACATCAAAAGCGTCAACAATGGCGGCACCGCAGGCATCGATGAGGCACTGCGTTCGGGTGTTCTGCTTAAGACCGCGCATGATTTGCGTATTGTGGAGGAAACCGAGGTTATGGAGGAAGTTATGAAGCGCCTAGGCAAGGGCGAGGGCACCGTAACCTATGGCCTTGAACCCGTCGAGAACGCGGTGTTGATGGGGGCCGTGGAGAAACTCATCGTCGCTGACACCACATTGCGCGACGCCGACGAGGAGATGCGGGTTAAACTCGAGGATTTGATGCGTCAAGTGGAGAAACGCAACGCCTCCGTAACCGTGGTAAGCACCGAGCATGAAGCGGGTTCTAAGCTGCTTTCTCTGGGCGGCATCGTTGGTCTGCTACGTTACCCCCTCTACCGTGAGGCAACAAGCTAA
- a CDS encoding HisA/HisF-related TIM barrel protein → MKVIPVLDLLNGSVVHAVRGQRSQYMPIKSVLSKSADPAEVAASFKALGFSELYVADLDAIIDCTLAFPVVKRIAAQTGLSLMVDAGVTSLDRAQRLLSGGASKLVVGTETLQSKSFISEAIKRFGANRVVVSLDMKGTQVVAKAGFDGSKEPLALLEEFRALGVEEVIVLDLLRVGSGEGVNVEFIRQAIGVGVKVVVGGGVRGIEDLVELRQLGASGALVASALHSGKITVADLKAAGMLP, encoded by the coding sequence TTGAAGGTTATTCCGGTACTTGACCTCTTAAACGGCTCCGTCGTGCATGCAGTGAGGGGGCAGCGCAGCCAATACATGCCCATCAAAAGCGTGCTCAGCAAATCCGCCGACCCAGCCGAGGTTGCAGCATCATTCAAGGCGCTGGGCTTTTCGGAGCTCTACGTCGCCGATTTAGACGCCATCATCGACTGTACCCTCGCCTTCCCCGTAGTCAAACGCATCGCCGCGCAAACCGGACTCTCGCTGATGGTGGATGCTGGCGTAACCAGCCTCGACCGCGCCCAGCGGCTGCTCAGCGGCGGCGCTTCCAAACTCGTCGTCGGAACCGAGACGCTGCAAAGCAAAAGCTTCATTTCAGAAGCCATCAAGCGTTTTGGGGCAAACCGCGTCGTGGTCAGTTTAGACATGAAGGGCACTCAGGTAGTGGCTAAAGCGGGGTTTGACGGCAGCAAAGAGCCCCTGGCGCTGCTGGAGGAATTCCGTGCGCTGGGCGTGGAGGAGGTTATTGTGCTGGATTTGCTGCGCGTGGGCAGCGGCGAAGGCGTCAACGTCGAATTCATCCGCCAAGCCATCGGCGTCGGCGTTAAGGTTGTTGTGGGCGGGGGCGTCCGCGGCATAGAAGATTTAGTTGAACTCAGACAGCTGGGGGCGTCTGGGGCGCTGGTGGCCTCGGCGCTTCACAGCGGCAAAATTACGGTTGCAGACCTCAAAGCAGCCGGTATGCTGCCCTAA
- a CDS encoding thioredoxin family protein, with protein MVKISTQPELKEELSKTKTAMALFYANWCGYCMRFLPSFQQWVDGQKFEAVIYVVLDDYDSPLWDDFQISAAPSVIYFVDGKVSRRLDAKLGRGITQADFEAWIKDFKLQR; from the coding sequence ATGGTTAAAATCTCAACGCAGCCAGAGCTCAAAGAAGAACTCTCCAAAACCAAGACGGCGATGGCGCTCTTCTACGCCAACTGGTGCGGATACTGCATGCGTTTCCTGCCCAGCTTCCAGCAGTGGGTAGACGGGCAGAAATTCGAAGCCGTCATCTACGTGGTCCTCGACGACTACGATAGCCCACTCTGGGACGACTTCCAAATCTCAGCGGCGCCATCGGTGATCTATTTTGTCGACGGCAAAGTCAGCAGGCGCCTAGACGCCAAACTGGGCAGAGGCATAACCCAAGCTGACTTTGAAGCTTGGATAAAAGACTTCAAGCTGCAGCGTTAA
- a CDS encoding class I SAM-dependent methyltransferase — protein MAHNGSEWQNVNHALEYLSRADKLPHRVEGEGVLLELLPANCRRVLDLGTGNGRLLSLVLLKYPEAEGVALDFSMPMLAEAKANFKDKPRVTIVRHDFSEPLPDLGCFDAVVSSLAIHHLEDPRKKQLYSEIHRILNAGGVFCNLEHVSSPTPTLHSRFIAKIGQTPQTEDPSNRLQNVETQLGWLREIGYVDVDCSWKWLEVALLSGYRA, from the coding sequence ATGGCTCACAACGGAAGCGAATGGCAAAACGTCAACCATGCATTAGAGTATCTTTCCCGGGCAGATAAGCTGCCGCACCGCGTCGAGGGCGAGGGAGTTCTGCTGGAGTTGCTTCCCGCCAACTGCAGGCGCGTTTTGGATTTAGGAACCGGCAACGGCAGGTTGCTTTCCCTGGTGCTGCTTAAGTACCCTGAGGCGGAGGGGGTGGCGCTGGATTTCTCCATGCCAATGCTAGCGGAGGCTAAAGCAAACTTCAAAGACAAACCCCGCGTAACCATCGTTAGGCACGATTTCAGCGAGCCGCTGCCGGATCTGGGCTGCTTTGACGCCGTCGTTTCCAGCCTCGCCATCCATCACCTTGAGGACCCACGCAAAAAGCAGCTTTACAGCGAAATCCACCGCATCCTAAACGCGGGCGGCGTCTTCTGCAACCTCGAACACGTCAGCTCCCCCACGCCGACGCTGCACAGCCGCTTCATAGCCAAAATAGGGCAAACCCCCCAAACCGAAGACCCATCCAATCGGCTGCAGAATGTGGAAACGCAACTTGGGTGGCTCCGCGAAATAGGCTACGTCGATGTGGACTGCAGCTGGAAATGGCTCGAGGTTGCGTTGCTCTCGGGCTATAGGGCTTAA
- a CDS encoding RPA12/RPB9/RPC11 RNA polymerase family protein produces MEFCPNCGSRLEIRKTGVGTNFVLCCAKCNYTKQPEDKKVEARTGAVIQPKPKPFMTVVGNEDEVNTMSKIKKQCEKCGNWEVYVWMVQTRGGDEAMTQFMRCTKCGHTFREYA; encoded by the coding sequence ATGGAATTTTGTCCCAATTGCGGTTCACGCCTCGAAATCAGAAAAACCGGCGTCGGCACCAACTTTGTGCTCTGCTGCGCAAAATGCAACTACACCAAGCAGCCAGAGGACAAAAAGGTTGAGGCACGCACCGGCGCAGTCATCCAGCCTAAGCCAAAGCCCTTCATGACGGTTGTCGGCAACGAAGACGAAGTTAACACGATGAGCAAAATCAAAAAGCAATGCGAGAAATGCGGCAACTGGGAGGTCTACGTGTGGATGGTTCAGACGCGGGGCGGAGACGAAGCCATGACGCAGTTCATGCGGTGCACTAAATGCGGTCACACCTTTAGGGAATACGCCTAA
- the budA gene encoding acetolactate decarboxylase encodes MKTKTKWLLSTAAILFILISAFYVAWQNQASASSAPEKDMLFQLSAFNTFSAGKYSGFMNYSDLAQHGDFGIGTFDSLDGEMLALDGVFYQIPHSGVPRQADPAQTAPYATITYFDVDQTYTLSGVNYTGLKAFLDEKLTDKDAIYALKVSGDYSFVQARSPQKQNEPYPDLTGALKDQAVFNFTSVKATAVGFWFPQCMDGVDYVGYHLHVITADHAAGGHLLDCVIENASVEVDIIKSYQLILPPATA; translated from the coding sequence ATGAAGACAAAAACCAAATGGCTCCTCTCAACCGCAGCAATCCTATTTATCCTTATCAGCGCATTCTACGTGGCATGGCAAAACCAAGCCAGCGCATCCTCCGCCCCCGAGAAGGACATGCTTTTTCAGCTCTCAGCCTTCAACACCTTCTCGGCTGGCAAATACTCGGGTTTCATGAACTACTCCGATTTGGCGCAGCACGGCGACTTTGGCATCGGAACCTTCGATAGCTTAGACGGCGAAATGCTTGCCCTCGACGGCGTCTTCTACCAGATCCCCCACAGCGGCGTCCCCCGCCAAGCCGACCCCGCCCAAACCGCGCCCTACGCCACCATCACCTACTTCGATGTCGACCAAACCTACACCCTTTCAGGCGTAAACTACACGGGTCTTAAGGCTTTTCTCGACGAGAAATTAACCGATAAAGACGCGATTTACGCCCTCAAAGTCAGCGGCGACTACAGCTTTGTGCAGGCTCGCAGCCCCCAAAAGCAAAATGAGCCTTACCCCGATTTAACTGGCGCCCTCAAAGACCAAGCTGTCTTCAACTTCACCAGCGTCAAGGCAACCGCGGTGGGCTTCTGGTTTCCCCAATGCATGGATGGCGTCGACTACGTGGGCTACCACCTTCACGTAATAACCGCGGACCACGCTGCAGGCGGACACCTGCTTGACTGCGTCATAGAGAACGCATCCGTCGAGGTCGATATCATCAAAAGCTACCAGCTTATTCTGCCTCCGGCTACTGCTTGA
- a CDS encoding acyltransferase, protein MKLTLNALSPQASVYLNVLRLFAAELVVVSHFITSYRPMALTSFFLGGMLGGVGVFVFFAISGFLISYSLLQKMQNRQYRFRNYLVDRFSRIYSGLLPCMLFTAAIAGAIYLSNNVYFNHLSEIESAPTLQSFLATAVMVEDFPSGPFNVTTHVLFGGAVAPQNVGPFGFNAVLWTLVVEWWIYMFIGWLILGGVGLSGSDKTRAKKAMFLAFGGAFGVVLAVLAWEYSAFILVWFLGALVMVAASSPAVQSKLKNPVAGKVLAALLVLVFAAVVWEGYVIYAVSHESFNLLFGLLVSGCVFLGLLLLNNAHLPHISGVLLRKRVAQTSHGIAAFSYTLFLIHYPLILFLNGLNMDVDRLVMFPLILLLANEVAFCLAYVGEKRHRWLATKIKSSLKIKQ, encoded by the coding sequence TTGAAGCTCACCCTAAATGCCCTCTCACCGCAGGCTTCAGTGTACCTCAACGTGCTACGCTTATTCGCCGCGGAGCTCGTGGTTGTAAGCCACTTCATAACCAGCTACCGCCCCATGGCGTTAACGTCTTTTTTCCTAGGCGGCATGCTCGGCGGCGTAGGCGTGTTTGTTTTCTTTGCCATCTCCGGTTTTTTAATCTCGTATTCGCTGCTGCAGAAGATGCAGAACCGCCAGTACCGATTCCGCAACTATCTTGTCGACCGCTTCAGCCGCATCTACTCGGGCCTGCTGCCCTGTATGCTCTTCACCGCCGCCATAGCAGGCGCCATCTACCTGAGCAACAACGTGTACTTCAATCATCTAAGCGAAATTGAATCTGCACCGACGCTTCAAAGCTTCCTGGCCACCGCAGTGATGGTTGAAGACTTCCCAAGCGGCCCATTCAACGTGACAACCCACGTGCTCTTCGGCGGTGCCGTTGCGCCGCAGAATGTGGGGCCCTTCGGTTTTAACGCTGTGCTCTGGACGCTGGTGGTGGAATGGTGGATTTACATGTTCATCGGCTGGCTTATCCTTGGCGGAGTGGGGCTTTCCGGCTCAGATAAGACAAGAGCAAAGAAGGCGATGTTTTTGGCCTTTGGGGGTGCTTTCGGAGTGGTTTTGGCGGTTTTAGCCTGGGAGTACAGTGCCTTTATCCTTGTGTGGTTTTTGGGGGCTTTGGTGATGGTTGCAGCCAGCAGCCCAGCCGTGCAGAGCAAGCTTAAAAATCCCGTTGCGGGCAAGGTGTTGGCGGCGCTTCTAGTTTTGGTTTTTGCCGCTGTGGTTTGGGAGGGCTATGTAATCTATGCGGTGTCCCATGAATCCTTCAACCTGCTCTTTGGGCTGCTGGTGTCCGGCTGCGTCTTTCTGGGGCTTTTGCTGCTCAACAACGCCCATTTGCCCCATATCTCAGGGGTGCTTCTAAGAAAACGCGTCGCCCAAACCAGCCATGGCATAGCAGCTTTCTCCTACACCCTTTTCCTGATACATTACCCGCTGATTCTGTTCCTCAACGGATTAAACATGGATGTGGATCGCCTTGTGATGTTTCCGCTGATACTGCTTTTAGCCAACGAGGTTGCATTCTGCTTGGCATATGTAGGGGAGAAAAGGCACCGTTGGCTGGCAACCAAAATTAAGTCCAGCCTAAAAATCAAGCAGTAG
- a CDS encoding DUF1919 domain-containing protein encodes MDFFAFANAQKQEFTWNFTDKYFSLNARAKLKNRNFTILCNNCVASGIYHKFGLKYTTPTIGLFFFSEDYIKFLENPRWYLNQPFKFSNSSVLHPSANELMAKTHVYPVATVGDIEVHFLHYTTAQEAMDKWMRRVKRINWDDLFIIYSDGAGVAAGAEYDFKEEYFQRFLKLPYKNKVFFSAKPREGCAVLVEEFKGHECVWDSTKSRVYEKYFDVTAWLNGEGICNKKPLMYLRHPLSR; translated from the coding sequence ATGGATTTTTTTGCGTTTGCTAATGCTCAAAAGCAGGAGTTTACATGGAACTTCACTGATAAGTATTTTTCACTAAATGCGCGAGCTAAACTGAAAAACAGGAATTTCACGATCCTCTGTAACAACTGTGTAGCAAGCGGCATTTACCACAAGTTTGGCTTAAAATACACCACGCCCACGATTGGCTTGTTCTTTTTTTCAGAAGATTACATAAAATTTCTAGAGAACCCCCGCTGGTACCTTAATCAGCCTTTCAAGTTCAGCAATTCTTCAGTGCTGCATCCCTCAGCGAACGAGTTAATGGCAAAAACACATGTTTACCCCGTAGCCACCGTGGGCGATATAGAAGTTCATTTCCTACATTATACAACAGCTCAAGAGGCCATGGATAAGTGGATGCGGCGGGTAAAGAGGATAAACTGGGATGATTTATTCATCATTTACTCAGATGGCGCCGGCGTCGCGGCAGGTGCAGAATATGACTTTAAAGAAGAATATTTCCAGCGCTTCCTGAAACTTCCTTATAAAAACAAGGTCTTTTTTTCAGCCAAGCCCCGAGAAGGCTGCGCAGTATTAGTTGAGGAATTTAAGGGTCACGAATGCGTTTGGGATTCTACAAAGAGCCGTGTGTACGAGAAATATTTCGATGTCACCGCCTGGTTAAACGGAGAAGGCATCTGCAACAAGAAACCGCTAATGTATCTGAGGCATCCGCTGTCGAGATAA